From a single Staphylococcus epidermidis genomic region:
- a CDS encoding Bax inhibitor-1 family protein has translation MSQSTHQSTDHKRQSQDKNQTHAYAKVWLYFMYYWMIFGIGCYFGQYLPMSWRKPLSLGLLILILATLFIKRARKYGLVISHIYAIIVGLLSYALFTTYLQNLGAEVFYKNIILAIGAFIAFGIIGYFLIKDASSMGKYLFVTLIALIIAGIIGIFINNPIFHTVITIVSLLLFLLYTLYDFNRMKRGQFSPREMGFNLFINLLNIIEDILSLANRFKN, from the coding sequence ATGTCACAATCGACACACCAATCAACTGATCATAAAAGACAATCTCAAGATAAGAACCAAACACATGCCTATGCAAAAGTTTGGTTATATTTTATGTATTATTGGATGATTTTTGGGATTGGTTGTTATTTTGGACAATATCTTCCTATGTCATGGAGAAAACCATTGTCTCTAGGATTGTTAATTCTGATATTAGCAACGTTGTTTATTAAACGTGCGCGAAAATATGGATTAGTGATCTCTCATATATACGCTATTATTGTAGGTTTGCTTTCGTATGCTCTTTTTACGACTTACTTACAAAATTTAGGAGCAGAAGTATTCTATAAAAATATTATTCTTGCTATTGGTGCATTTATAGCTTTTGGTATTATAGGTTACTTTTTAATAAAAGACGCTTCGAGTATGGGAAAATATTTGTTTGTGACATTAATTGCGCTAATTATAGCTGGGATTATAGGGATATTTATTAATAATCCAATTTTTCATACTGTCATTACAATAGTGAGCTTATTATTGTTTCTCCTTTATACTTTATACGATTTTAATAGAATGAAAAGAGGTCAATTCTCACCAAGAGAAATGGGATTTAATTTGTTTATCAACTTATTAAATATCATCGAAGATATACTTAGTTTAGCAAATCGCTTTAAAAACTAA
- a CDS encoding LysM peptidoglycan-binding domain-containing protein gives MKKLAFAITAASGAAAVLSHHDAEASTQHKVQSGESLWTIAQQYNTSVESIKQNNNLSNNMVFPGQVINVGGSASQNTSSNTSSSSASSHTVVAGESLNIIANKYGVSVDALMQANHLNGYLIMPNQILTIPNGGSGSGSGGTATQTSGNYTSPSFNHQNLYTEGQCTWYVFDKRSQAGKPISTYWSDAKYWASNAANDGYQVDNTPSVGAIMQSTPGPYGHVAYVERINGDGSILISEMNYANGPYNMNYRTIPASEVSSYAFIH, from the coding sequence TTGAAAAAGTTAGCCTTTGCAATTACAGCCGCTTCAGGCGCAGCAGCAGTTCTATCACATCATGATGCTGAAGCTTCTACACAACATAAGGTTCAATCTGGAGAATCCTTATGGACTATTGCACAACAATACAATACTTCAGTAGAAAGCATTAAGCAGAATAATAATCTTAGCAACAATATGGTATTCCCAGGACAAGTTATTAATGTAGGTGGAAGTGCTTCACAAAATACTAGTTCAAACACTTCTTCAAGTTCAGCATCTTCACATACTGTAGTAGCAGGTGAATCATTAAACATCATAGCTAATAAATATGGTGTTTCAGTTGATGCATTAATGCAAGCAAATCATCTAAATGGTTATTTAATTATGCCTAACCAAATATTAACTATCCCTAATGGTGGTTCTGGTTCAGGATCAGGTGGTACAGCAACTCAAACTAGCGGTAATTATACTTCACCTTCATTCAACCATCAAAACTTATACACTGAAGGTCAATGCACATGGTATGTGTTCGACAAACGTTCACAAGCTGGTAAACCTATCAGTACTTACTGGTCTGATGCAAAATACTGGGCGTCAAATGCAGCGAATGATGGTTATCAAGTTGATAATACTCCATCTGTTGGTGCAATTATGCAAAGTACACCTGGACCATATGGTCATGTAGCATACGTTGAACGTATTAATGGTGATGGTAGTATTTTAATTTCAGAAATGAATTATGCAAATGGTCCATACAATATGAACTATCGTACTATCCCAGCTTCAGAAGTATCTTCATATGCATTTATCCACTAA
- a CDS encoding inorganic phosphate transporter codes for MSYILIVTIAIVIFSLIFDFINGFHDTANAVATAVSTRALTPRRAILLAAVMNFIGALTFTGVAGTITKDIVDPFKLQHGLVVVLAAIIAAIIWNLITWLYGIPSSSSHALIGSIAGAAIASQGSFAVLHYQGFTKIIIVLIISPIIAFCVGYMMYTIVKIVFKNSNLTRTNRNFRFFQIFTAALQSFSHGTNDAQKSMGIITLALIVGNLQDGSNVEPQVWVKVACATAMGLGTAVGGWKIIKTVGGNIMKIRPANGAAADISSALTIFVASSLHFPLSTTHVVSSSILGVGASNRAKGVKWSTAQRMVVTWVITLPISAVLAAIIYFIIHLFLK; via the coding sequence ATGTCATATATTTTAATTGTCACGATAGCTATAGTTATATTTTCATTAATATTTGACTTTATCAATGGTTTCCATGATACAGCTAATGCTGTAGCTACTGCGGTTTCTACTCGAGCATTAACACCAAGAAGAGCTATTTTATTAGCAGCAGTCATGAACTTTATTGGGGCATTGACCTTCACAGGTGTTGCTGGAACTATTACAAAAGATATCGTTGATCCATTCAAATTACAACATGGTTTAGTTGTTGTGTTAGCAGCTATTATTGCTGCCATTATTTGGAATTTAATCACTTGGTTGTATGGAATACCAAGTTCATCTTCTCACGCACTAATCGGATCTATAGCGGGTGCAGCCATTGCATCGCAAGGTTCGTTTGCAGTATTACACTATCAAGGTTTTACAAAAATTATTATCGTATTAATCATTTCACCAATTATAGCTTTTTGTGTAGGTTATATGATGTATACGATTGTTAAAATCGTTTTTAAAAATTCAAATTTAACACGTACTAATCGTAATTTTAGGTTTTTCCAAATCTTTACTGCAGCATTACAATCATTCTCACATGGTACAAACGATGCTCAAAAATCTATGGGTATTATCACATTAGCTTTAATTGTAGGTAATTTACAAGATGGTAGTAATGTTGAACCTCAAGTATGGGTTAAAGTTGCGTGTGCAACAGCTATGGGATTAGGTACAGCAGTAGGTGGTTGGAAAATCATCAAAACTGTTGGCGGAAATATTATGAAAATTAGACCTGCTAACGGTGCAGCCGCTGATATTTCTTCAGCATTAACGATTTTCGTAGCGTCATCATTACATTTCCCATTATCTACTACACACGTTGTGTCTTCATCTATTCTAGGTGTAGGTGCTTCAAATCGTGCGAAAGGTGTTAAATGGAGTACTGCTCAACGTATGGTTGTAACATGGGTGATTACTTTACCTATCTCAGCTGTTTTAGCAGCAATTATTTATTTTATTATTCATCTGTTCTTAAAATAA
- a CDS encoding DUF47 domain-containing protein, with amino-acid sequence MFSKKKDKFMVQLEEMVFNLDRAAIEFGKMDFNTHLDLKAYSDNIKTYESHGDELMHQVISDLNQTFITPIEREDILSLCNAIDDVLDAMEETSAMFEMYSIEYTDEYMAEFVENIQKAVAEMKLAVGLLVDKKLSHMRIHSINIKEFETNCDGILRQSMKHIFNSETDPITLIKIKDIYQSMEEIADKCQAVANNFETIIMKNS; translated from the coding sequence ATGTTTAGTAAGAAAAAGGATAAGTTCATGGTTCAATTAGAAGAAATGGTATTCAATCTAGACCGTGCAGCTATTGAATTCGGCAAAATGGACTTCAATACACACTTAGATTTGAAAGCTTATTCTGATAATATTAAAACGTATGAGTCACATGGTGACGAACTTATGCATCAAGTTATTTCTGATCTCAACCAAACATTCATTACACCAATTGAACGTGAAGATATCTTATCTTTATGCAATGCAATAGATGATGTTCTAGATGCTATGGAAGAGACATCAGCAATGTTTGAAATGTATTCAATTGAATATACAGATGAGTACATGGCTGAATTTGTAGAAAACATACAAAAAGCAGTTGCCGAAATGAAGCTAGCTGTAGGATTACTTGTAGACAAAAAGTTATCTCACATGCGCATTCATTCTATTAATATTAAAGAATTTGAGACAAATTGCGACGGTATCTTAAGACAGTCGATGAAACACATCTTCAACAGTGAAACAGATCCAATCACATTAATTAAAATAAAAGATATTTATCAAAGCATGGAAGAAATAGCAGATAAGTGTCAAGCTGTTGCTAATAATTTTGAAACTATAATCATGAAAAATAGCTAA
- the vraG gene encoding ABC transporter permease VraG has protein sequence MSFNEIIFKNFKQNVTHYAIYLLSLVISVVLYFSFVTLKYAHHLHGNQSFPAIKEGSQVGSYFLFIIIVVFLLYANFLFLKRRGRELSLLQIIGLTKKDIMKMIMLEQLMTFMMTTIVGIILGIFGSKILLMIVLRLLGINVSVSIIFNYHAILETLLLIAVSYVLIVFQSYVYLLKRSIKELASDVNKKEFSHTRTTLGEVVLGLLGIIMIVSGYIMSTKLVDNVETIIQPFAILFLTVIGSYFFFRSTVSLIFKAIQRLRNGTVSVTDVMFTSPIIYRVKKNAFSLTVMTVVSAITVSVLCFAALSRSTLTNEVLLSSPHDVTLKNQKQANELAFKLNNRNIEHYYNYKEVVYAKVYKDHLFSEGVYRPKEITVTSDKYIPNVSTKKGQTDIIIPRGSLKDVVKTDKKRTAYVGSKKFRLKVSLRKGINKVYFMSDVDRGRPTLILNDEDYQKIREHIKEKNIVSQYGFDLKNKNDLPELEKLVSSINEDIETRSEAASEISSLTGILLFVTSFLGITFLIAAGCIIYIKQIDETEDELENYTILRKLGFTHQDMSKGLKLKVIFNFGLPLIIALLHAYFASLAYMHLMNVTNQIPIFIVMAVYTATYAVFAIIAYNHSKRTIKHSI, from the coding sequence ATGAGCTTTAATGAAATTATCTTCAAAAACTTTAAACAAAATGTGACGCACTATGCTATTTATTTATTATCTCTTGTTATCAGCGTTGTATTATATTTTAGTTTTGTAACTTTAAAATATGCGCACCATTTACACGGTAATCAATCGTTTCCTGCCATCAAAGAAGGTTCACAAGTAGGAAGTTATTTTTTATTTATCATTATTGTGGTCTTTTTGCTTTATGCTAATTTTTTATTTTTGAAAAGACGAGGTCGTGAACTATCGTTATTACAAATTATTGGTCTAACAAAGAAAGATATCATGAAAATGATTATGTTGGAGCAATTGATGACATTTATGATGACAACTATTGTAGGTATCATATTGGGAATCTTTGGTTCGAAAATTTTACTCATGATTGTATTGCGATTATTAGGAATCAACGTGAGTGTTTCTATTATATTTAATTATCATGCCATTTTAGAAACGTTATTATTAATAGCTGTGTCATATGTACTTATAGTCTTTCAAAGCTATGTATATTTACTTAAACGTTCTATTAAAGAGTTAGCGTCTGATGTAAATAAAAAAGAGTTCAGTCATACACGCACAACACTTGGTGAAGTTGTATTAGGTTTGCTAGGGATTATTATGATAGTTAGTGGTTATATAATGTCGACTAAATTAGTAGATAACGTAGAAACAATTATTCAACCTTTTGCTATTTTATTTTTAACTGTTATAGGATCATATTTTTTCTTTAGAAGTACAGTTTCATTGATATTTAAAGCGATACAGCGGTTGAGAAATGGAACGGTAAGTGTCACAGATGTTATGTTCACATCACCTATTATATATCGTGTTAAGAAGAATGCATTTTCTCTAACTGTAATGACTGTTGTGTCAGCAATAACAGTTTCTGTATTATGTTTTGCGGCGTTAAGTCGTAGTACGTTAACAAATGAAGTGTTACTGAGTTCACCACATGATGTTACGTTAAAGAATCAGAAACAAGCAAATGAACTTGCTTTTAAATTAAATAACCGTAATATTGAACATTACTATAATTATAAAGAGGTCGTGTATGCAAAAGTTTATAAAGATCATCTTTTTAGCGAAGGTGTATATAGACCGAAAGAAATCACAGTAACGAGTGATAAATATATTCCAAATGTAAGTACGAAAAAAGGGCAGACAGATATTATTATACCTAGAGGATCTCTCAAAGATGTTGTTAAAACAGACAAAAAAAGGACGGCTTATGTAGGAAGTAAGAAGTTTCGTTTAAAAGTAAGTTTGAGAAAAGGGATAAATAAAGTCTATTTTATGTCTGATGTTGATCGTGGTAGACCGACACTTATTTTAAATGATGAAGATTATCAAAAAATTAGAGAACATATAAAAGAAAAGAATATTGTTTCCCAATATGGTTTTGATCTTAAAAATAAAAATGATTTACCAGAATTAGAAAAATTAGTTAGTAGTATCAATGAAGATATAGAAACAAGAAGTGAAGCGGCAAGTGAAATTTCTAGTTTAACTGGTATTTTATTATTTGTGACATCGTTTTTAGGAATTACATTTTTAATCGCAGCAGGATGTATAATTTACATTAAACAGATTGATGAAACGGAAGACGAACTTGAGAACTACACGATTCTTCGTAAGCTAGGATTTACGCATCAAGATATGTCTAAAGGTTTGAAACTTAAGGTAATATTTAATTTTGGTTTACCTTTAATTATTGCATTACTGCATGCATATTTTGCTTCACTTGCTTATATGCATTTAATGAATGTGACAAATCAAATACCTATTTTTATAGTTATGGCAGTTTATACAGCAACTTATGCAGTATTTGCTATTATAGCTTATAATCATTCTAAAAGAACAATTAAACATTCGATATAA
- the vraF gene encoding ABC transporter ATP-binding protein VraF, with amino-acid sequence MSILEVRQLSKVYGDKQAFQEVLKEINLDVDEGEFISIMGPSGSGKTTLLNVLSSIDYMTKGSITINGKQLEKLSNKQLSDIRKKDIGFIFQDYNILNTLTVKENIMLPLSVQKLDKQIMHERYQRIVEALNISDISDKYPSELSGGQRQRTSAARAFINLPSIIFADEPTGALDSKSTLDLLKRLKYMNEEFNTTILMVTHDPVAASFSNRVVMLKDGQIFTELYQGDDDKQTFYKEIIRTQSVLGGINYEL; translated from the coding sequence TTGTCGATATTAGAGGTAAGACAGTTGTCAAAAGTCTATGGTGATAAGCAAGCTTTCCAAGAAGTTTTGAAAGAAATTAATTTAGATGTTGATGAAGGTGAGTTTATATCAATTATGGGACCTTCTGGTTCAGGAAAGACAACTTTATTAAATGTACTTAGTTCGATTGATTATATGACTAAAGGATCTATTACAATCAACGGGAAACAACTTGAGAAGTTATCTAATAAGCAATTATCTGATATTAGAAAAAAAGATATTGGATTTATTTTTCAAGATTATAATATTTTAAATACCTTAACCGTTAAAGAAAATATCATGCTTCCACTATCAGTTCAAAAGTTAGATAAACAAATAATGCATGAACGTTATCAACGTATAGTAGAAGCTTTGAACATTAGTGATATTAGTGATAAATATCCATCAGAGTTGTCAGGTGGACAGCGTCAACGTACCTCAGCAGCAAGGGCATTTATTAATTTACCTTCAATTATATTTGCTGATGAGCCTACAGGTGCTTTAGATTCTAAAAGTACACTAGATTTACTTAAGCGTCTTAAATATATGAATGAGGAATTTAACACAACCATACTTATGGTGACACATGATCCAGTAGCGGCTAGTTTTTCAAACCGTGTTGTGATGTTAAAGGATGGACAAATCTTTACTGAGTTGTATCAAGGTGATGATGATAAACAAACGTTTTATAAAGAAATTATAAGAACGCAAAGTGTACTTGGTGGCATCAATTATGAGCTTTAA
- the graS gene encoding histidine kinase GraS/ApsS produces MNNFRWFWFFIKSRINWILWILFLNIILLGVAYIDYEISVESVFYIVILNVGLSILFLLFTFVKEVRLSKHFYEDKEIEEIKHKDLAETPFQQQVIDYLYRHIAAQKEKVVEQQLQIKNHEQTITEFVHDIKTPVTAMKLLIDQENDDQRKRALLFEWSRINEMLDKQLYLTRLETHHRDMYFDYISLKRMVIDEIQVTRHISQAKGIGFELDFKDEQKVYTDVKWCRMMIRQVLSNSLKYSDNSTINLSGYNIEGHVVLKIKDYGRGISKRDLPRIFDRGFTSTTDRNDTASSGMGLYLVQSVKEQLGIEVKVDSIVGKGTTFYFIFPQQNEIIERMSKVTRLSF; encoded by the coding sequence ATGAATAATTTTCGATGGTTTTGGTTTTTTATAAAATCTCGTATTAATTGGATATTGTGGATATTATTTCTCAACATTATTTTATTAGGTGTTGCCTACATAGATTATGAGATTTCAGTTGAAAGTGTATTTTATATAGTGATATTAAACGTAGGATTGAGTATACTTTTCTTATTATTTACGTTTGTTAAAGAAGTCCGTCTATCTAAACATTTTTATGAAGATAAAGAAATTGAAGAAATTAAGCATAAAGATTTGGCAGAAACCCCATTTCAACAACAAGTCATAGATTATCTGTATCGTCATATAGCCGCTCAAAAAGAGAAAGTAGTCGAACAACAATTACAAATTAAAAATCATGAACAAACAATTACAGAGTTTGTTCATGATATAAAAACACCTGTTACGGCTATGAAATTATTGATAGATCAAGAGAATGATGATCAGCGTAAGCGAGCGTTATTATTTGAATGGTCTCGTATTAATGAGATGTTAGATAAGCAATTATATTTAACAAGGCTTGAAACACATCATCGTGATATGTATTTTGATTATATTTCATTAAAGAGAATGGTTATAGATGAAATACAAGTTACTCGACATATCAGTCAGGCAAAAGGGATAGGTTTTGAATTAGATTTTAAAGACGAACAAAAGGTTTATACAGATGTTAAATGGTGCCGTATGATGATTAGGCAAGTTCTATCTAACTCTTTGAAATATAGTGATAATTCTACAATAAATTTAAGTGGTTATAACATAGAAGGACACGTTGTTTTAAAAATTAAAGACTACGGTCGTGGAATTAGTAAAAGAGATTTACCACGTATATTTGATAGAGGATTTACTTCTACAACAGACCGCAACGATACTGCGTCTTCTGGTATGGGATTATACCTTGTACAAAGCGTGAAAGAACAACTTGGGATTGAAGTTAAAGTTGATTCAATAGTGGGGAAAGGAACAACGTTTTATTTCATTTTCCCACAACAAAATGAAATCATTGAGCGCATGTCTAAAGTGACAAGATTGTCATTTTAA
- the graR gene encoding response regulator transcription factor GraR/ApsR, which yields MQILLVEDDNTLFQELKKELEQWDFNVVGVEDFSHVMETFETFNPEIVILDVQLPKYDGFYWCRKMRQQSNVPILFLSSRDNPMDQVMSMELGADDYMQKPFYTNVLIAKLQAIYRRVYEFGVEEKRTLSWQDATVDLSKDSIQKDDKTIFLSKTEMIILEMLINKRNQIVTRDTLITALWDDEAFVSDNTLTVNVNRLRKKLSEIDMDSAIETKVGKGYLAHE from the coding sequence ATGCAAATATTATTAGTCGAAGACGATAATACGCTTTTTCAAGAATTAAAAAAGGAATTAGAACAATGGGATTTTAATGTCGTTGGTGTCGAAGATTTTAGTCATGTGATGGAGACATTTGAAACATTTAATCCAGAAATAGTTATTTTGGATGTTCAATTACCGAAATACGATGGGTTTTATTGGTGTCGAAAAATGAGACAACAGTCGAACGTTCCTATTTTATTTTTATCATCAAGAGATAATCCAATGGATCAAGTGATGAGTATGGAACTTGGTGCAGATGATTATATGCAAAAACCATTTTATACAAACGTCTTAATTGCTAAGCTACAAGCTATTTATAGACGCGTTTATGAATTTGGAGTTGAAGAAAAGAGAACGTTAAGTTGGCAAGACGCTACTGTGGATTTATCAAAAGATAGTATTCAAAAAGATGATAAAACTATCTTTTTGTCTAAAACAGAGATGATTATTTTAGAGATGTTAATCAATAAACGTAATCAAATCGTGACACGAGACACTCTCATTACTGCTTTGTGGGATGATGAAGCTTTTGTTAGTGATAATACTTTAACAGTTAATGTTAATAGATTAAGAAAAAAATTATCAGAAATTGACATGGATAGTGCAATTGAAACCAAAGTTGGTAAAGGATACTTAGCTCATGAATAA
- the graX gene encoding auxiliary protein GraX/ApsX, with product MKPKVLLAGGTGYIGRYLSRVIEHDAQLFALSKYPKPDKGSTNKITWLKRDIYNHKDVVEAMKGIDIAVYYLDPTKHSAKLTHATARDLNFIAADNFGRAASINKLKKIVYIPGSRHDNEAIERLGAYGVPVDCTDVEVKRPHINVELQTAKYDDVRTAMKMILPKKWTLNQLVDYFSRWLDETKGTFVHTQKQDHHYIIYNRNIKRPLAIFKMVNTTEDIITLHLVDGKLMKPKSKKQAKLEFRLLKGTRLIMVHLYDYIPRLFWPIYYFIQAPIQGLLMRGFEIDCRIKHYQGRIQSGEKIKYTK from the coding sequence ATGAAGCCTAAAGTATTGTTAGCAGGTGGCACCGGCTATATTGGTAGATATTTAAGTCGAGTCATTGAACATGATGCTCAATTATTTGCTTTATCTAAATATCCCAAACCTGACAAAGGATCTACGAACAAAATCACATGGTTAAAACGCGATATATATAATCATAAAGATGTAGTTGAAGCTATGAAAGGTATAGACATTGCGGTATATTATTTAGATCCAACTAAACATTCTGCTAAATTAACACATGCAACAGCACGAGATTTAAACTTTATAGCGGCAGATAACTTTGGTAGAGCTGCATCAATAAATAAGCTGAAAAAGATTGTGTATATTCCGGGGAGCCGTCATGATAATGAAGCTATTGAACGTTTAGGCGCTTATGGCGTACCAGTTGATTGTACGGATGTTGAAGTGAAACGTCCTCATATTAACGTAGAATTACAAACAGCTAAATATGATGATGTTCGAACAGCGATGAAGATGATTTTACCAAAGAAATGGACGCTCAATCAACTTGTAGACTATTTTAGTAGGTGGTTAGATGAGACAAAAGGAACTTTTGTACATACTCAAAAACAAGATCATCACTACATCATTTACAATAGGAACATTAAAAGACCTTTAGCTATTTTCAAAATGGTTAATACAACAGAAGATATAATTACATTACATCTTGTTGATGGTAAATTGATGAAACCTAAATCAAAGAAGCAAGCAAAATTAGAATTTAGACTTCTTAAAGGAACACGTTTAATTATGGTTCATTTATACGATTATATCCCTAGATTATTTTGGCCAATTTACTATTTCATACAAGCACCGATTCAAGGACTTCTTATGAGAGGTTTTGAAATTGATTGTAGAATTAAGCATTATCAAGGTCGCATTCAATCAGGTGAGAAGATTAAATATACTAAATAA
- a CDS encoding GNAT family N-acetyltransferase: MTHLIREISIKDVENFISLLSQIYDESEFTFYNPGEYSPTISSASQHLEKYITSPTKAIYVAESDEQLVGYVFVNTETYERTQHEAVVYLGVREYYQHQGIGQALINRIEAWALNHHIRRIEATVVTENINAIELFKGMGFQIEGELKDKLFINQKYYNEYVMAKILN; the protein is encoded by the coding sequence ATGACACATCTCATTCGTGAAATTAGTATTAAAGACGTTGAAAACTTTATCAGCCTATTAAGCCAAATATATGATGAATCAGAATTTACATTCTACAATCCAGGTGAATATTCACCAACGATATCTTCCGCAAGTCAACACTTAGAAAAATACATCACCTCACCTACCAAAGCAATATATGTCGCTGAAAGTGATGAGCAACTTGTTGGATACGTATTTGTTAATACTGAAACTTATGAACGTACACAGCACGAAGCTGTGGTGTACCTTGGTGTTAGAGAATATTACCAACATCAAGGTATTGGACAAGCACTTATCAATAGAATTGAAGCATGGGCTTTAAATCATCATATTCGACGTATTGAAGCTACGGTTGTTACTGAAAACATTAACGCAATAGAATTGTTTAAAGGCATGGGCTTTCAAATCGAAGGTGAACTTAAAGATAAGCTTTTTATAAACCAAAAATATTATAACGAATATGTAATGGCTAAAATATTAAATTAA
- a CDS encoding alpha/beta hydrolase, whose translation MKEKLKWIWITTLIILVVSLILAFNLKSHYNHVHDKQKSKTNVQINNKNVKLYRDISYGKGIPNSKLDIITPADMSNDTKLPVIFWMHGGGFIAGDKQYKNQLLSKVAEQGYIIVNVNYALAPQYKYPTPLVQLNQAVKFIKENKHELPIDFDQVVIGGDSAGAQLTSQYVAMQTNEDLRDEMHFEQQFKPSQIKAAVFFGGFYNMKTVKATEFPRIQLFMKSYTGTSHWETDFKNLSQMSTLNQVTHEYPPTFLSVGDADPFYSQNKEFAQGLKTENIPVDTLFYDGSHHLHHQYQFHLDKPESKENIKKVLLFLSRNTSSSGVESNESSQNQPTQNTNEVSLYPFDS comes from the coding sequence ATGAAAGAAAAGCTAAAATGGATATGGATAACAACACTAATCATACTTGTTGTCTCACTTATATTGGCTTTTAATTTGAAGAGTCATTATAACCATGTTCATGATAAACAGAAGAGCAAGACAAATGTTCAAATTAATAACAAAAATGTAAAATTATATAGAGATATCTCATATGGTAAAGGTATACCCAACAGCAAATTAGACATTATTACCCCAGCTGATATGAGCAATGATACGAAATTACCGGTAATTTTTTGGATGCATGGTGGAGGATTTATCGCTGGAGACAAACAATATAAAAATCAATTATTGTCAAAAGTTGCAGAACAAGGATACATCATTGTCAATGTAAATTATGCGTTAGCTCCGCAATATAAATATCCAACGCCGCTAGTACAACTCAATCAAGCTGTAAAGTTTATAAAAGAGAATAAGCATGAGTTACCTATTGATTTTGATCAAGTTGTTATTGGGGGAGACTCTGCTGGCGCTCAGTTAACTAGTCAATATGTAGCTATGCAAACCAATGAAGACTTGAGAGATGAAATGCATTTTGAACAGCAGTTCAAGCCTTCACAAATAAAGGCTGCTGTATTTTTTGGTGGTTTTTATAATATGAAAACCGTTAAAGCAACTGAGTTTCCGAGAATACAATTATTTATGAAAAGTTATACTGGAACAAGTCATTGGGAAACAGATTTTAAAAACTTATCTCAAATGTCAACGCTCAATCAAGTGACTCACGAATACCCACCGACATTTCTTTCGGTTGGTGACGCTGATCCTTTTTATAGTCAAAATAAAGAATTTGCGCAAGGTTTGAAAACAGAAAATATTCCAGTAGATACATTATTCTATGATGGTTCGCATCACTTACATCATCAATATCAATTTCATCTAGATAAACCGGAATCAAAAGAGAATATCAAAAAAGTACTGCTATTTTTAAGTCGAAACACATCATCTTCTGGAGTGGAGAGTAACGAGTCATCACAAAATCAGCCAACTCAAAATACTAATGAAGTATCCTTATACCCTTTTGATTCTTAA